Proteins encoded within one genomic window of Apis mellifera strain DH4 linkage group LG1, Amel_HAv3.1, whole genome shotgun sequence:
- the LOC727436 gene encoding nuclear receptor 2C2-associated protein codes for MSNIFCLIMTSLLQQYKFECRVSSVLNKNNQSYGKKYMFDNCPETCWNSNSGTPQWIIIHFEQECEVSSFEIEFQGGFVGKDCHLEVGDKETKFYELFYPEDKNTIQMFNLKNSIKAKTFKFIFNESTDFFGRIIIYKLSLYS; via the exons ATGTCAAACATTTTTTGTCTTATTATGACTTCTTTGTtacaacaatataaatttgaatgtcg aGTTAGTTCggttctaaataaaaataatcaatcttATGGAAAAAAGTATATGTTTGATAATTGTCCTGAAACATGTTGGAATTCCAATTCG ggAACTCCACAAtggataattattcattttgaacAAGAATGCGAAGTAAgttcatttgaaattgaatttcaaggTGGATTTGTTGGCAAAGATTGTCATTTAGAAGTTGGTGACAAAGaaactaaattttatgaattattttatccagaagataaaaatacaatacaaatgtttaatttgaaaaattcaatcaaagcaaaaacatttaaatttatatttaatgaaagtaCAGATTTTTTTGGcagaataatcatatataaactatctttatattcataa